A genome region from bacterium includes the following:
- a CDS encoding TetR/AcrR family transcriptional regulator, producing the protein MAGGRLQDKARQARNDVYRQHILEAAERVFAEHGFENAKLQDISKLAEVSMGTIYAIFASKDDLFRAILDTRGADLLEVARASTQADGDPGGALARLSEAYIDYFLAHPHFLRMHLRLGTSWVLGPSMSGEAQVQLWREIHALQAELMRRGVAAGVFVDEDPAFLAKVFSALDQVLLADWVAGGMKSSRDQVVARMRALVERSILRHG; encoded by the coding sequence GTGGCGGGCGGGAGACTGCAGGACAAGGCGCGGCAGGCGCGCAACGACGTCTACCGCCAGCACATCCTCGAGGCGGCCGAGCGGGTGTTCGCCGAGCACGGCTTCGAGAACGCGAAGTTGCAGGACATCTCGAAGCTGGCCGAGGTGTCGATGGGAACCATCTACGCCATCTTCGCCAGCAAGGACGATCTCTTCCGCGCCATCCTCGACACCCGCGGCGCCGACCTGCTCGAGGTGGCGCGCGCCAGCACGCAGGCGGACGGCGATCCGGGCGGCGCGCTGGCGCGCCTGAGCGAGGCGTACATCGACTACTTCCTCGCCCATCCGCACTTCCTGCGCATGCACCTGCGGCTCGGCACCTCGTGGGTGCTCGGCCCCTCGATGAGCGGCGAGGCGCAGGTCCAGTTGTGGCGCGAGATCCACGCCCTGCAGGCCGAGTTGATGCGCCGCGGCGTCGCGGCGGGCGTCTTCGTCGACGAGGACCCGGCCTTCCTCGCCAAGGTGTTCAGCGCCCTCGATCAGGTGCTGCTGGCCGACTGGGTGGCGGGCGGGATGAAGTCGTCGCGCGATCAGGTGGTCGCGCGCATGCGGGCGTTGGTGGAGCGCTCCATCCTGAGACACGGATGA
- a CDS encoding Zn-dependent alcohol dehydrogenase, protein MKAAVFYSSSKPIAIEQVDVRDPGPGEVRIKIMAAGLCHSDLSVIDGTIPYPVPVVLGHEGAGVIEAVGVGVRSVKEGDTVIVSTLSHCGRCAKCDAGHPTECKNAPSPKDAKPFTVGGQPAFQFANASVFAEYTVVREQGAILIDPRVPFDRAALIGCGVMTGFGAVVNRARVETGSTMAVFGVGGIGLNCVQGGVLSGAAKIIAVDVMPQKLEWAKRFGATHVVDASQSDPVAAVKELTGGGADYSFECVGNVAVIKQALEAIGPGGSMVIVGVPKVGTSYDFVVHALYQNKSILGCRYGAARPQRDFPMLADLYLSGRLKIDELITRHYALDDFDHALDDLRAGQLARGVFSMA, encoded by the coding sequence ATGAAGGCGGCGGTTTTCTATTCGAGCAGCAAGCCGATCGCGATCGAGCAGGTCGACGTGCGCGATCCCGGCCCGGGCGAGGTGCGCATCAAGATCATGGCGGCCGGGCTCTGCCACTCGGACCTCAGCGTCATCGACGGCACCATTCCCTACCCGGTGCCGGTGGTGCTCGGGCACGAAGGCGCCGGCGTGATCGAGGCCGTGGGCGTCGGCGTGCGCTCGGTGAAGGAGGGCGACACGGTGATCGTATCGACGCTCTCGCATTGCGGCCGCTGCGCCAAGTGCGACGCCGGACACCCCACCGAGTGCAAGAACGCCCCGAGCCCGAAGGACGCCAAGCCGTTCACCGTCGGTGGCCAGCCGGCGTTCCAGTTCGCCAACGCCTCGGTATTCGCCGAGTACACCGTGGTGCGGGAACAGGGGGCGATCCTCATCGACCCGCGGGTGCCGTTCGACCGCGCGGCGCTGATCGGCTGCGGCGTCATGACCGGCTTCGGCGCCGTGGTGAACCGCGCCCGGGTCGAGACCGGCTCGACGATGGCGGTCTTCGGCGTCGGCGGCATCGGCCTCAACTGCGTCCAGGGTGGGGTGCTGAGCGGCGCCGCCAAGATCATCGCCGTCGACGTCATGCCGCAGAAGCTCGAGTGGGCGAAGCGCTTCGGCGCCACCCACGTCGTCGACGCCTCGCAGAGCGATCCGGTCGCGGCGGTGAAGGAGCTCACCGGCGGCGGCGCCGACTACAGCTTCGAGTGCGTCGGCAACGTCGCGGTCATCAAGCAGGCGCTGGAGGCCATCGGTCCCGGCGGCTCGATGGTGATCGTCGGCGTGCCGAAGGTCGGCACGTCGTACGACTTCGTCGTCCACGCGCTCTACCAGAACAAGTCGATCCTCGGCTGCCGCTACGGCGCGGCGCGCCCGCAACGCGATTTCCCGATGCTCGCCGACCTCTACCTGAGCGGTCGCCTGAAGATCGACGAGCTCATCACCCGCCACTATGCGCTGGACGACTTCGACCACGCGCTCGACGACCTGCGCGCCGGCCAGCTCGCGCGCGGCGTATTCTCAATGGCTTGA
- a CDS encoding LLM class flavin-dependent oxidoreductase, protein MEFGIFSQMHTPHDDTEQSRFRREVEVAEAVDAVGFKYDWSPEHHFLKNYSHQPAPEVFLTWVAARTRQIHVGTAITNITAKVNHPARVAERIATLDHLSEGRVEFGTGRGSSSAEWAGFDIPSAAETKPMWRESLEEIPRMWRDEPYEFEGRYFRMPKRDVLPKPYSKPNPPFWLACSSPPTFAEAGELGLGALCFTFGTPEQIAPLVKAYKDGIKRCTKPIGGFINDNIAVTTNMFCLPDGDEARRLYCGARTEYFSQLFFSWLDSIPRPPQFPKEGPVPPLPAPTVPELKAGLAVGGRQIGSPEEIIPVIKMYEAIGVDQLIYSPLTMTLDQKHVLRSIEAFGTQVLPHFDKDPVHSTTRMREAAARQAA, encoded by the coding sequence ATGGAGTTCGGCATTTTCTCGCAGATGCACACCCCGCACGACGACACCGAGCAGTCGCGCTTCCGGCGCGAGGTCGAGGTCGCCGAGGCCGTCGATGCGGTCGGCTTCAAGTACGACTGGTCGCCCGAGCACCACTTCCTCAAGAACTACTCGCACCAGCCGGCGCCCGAGGTGTTCCTCACCTGGGTGGCGGCGCGCACCAGGCAGATCCACGTCGGCACCGCGATCACCAACATCACCGCCAAGGTGAACCACCCGGCGCGCGTCGCCGAGCGCATCGCGACGCTCGACCATCTCTCCGAGGGCCGGGTCGAGTTCGGCACCGGGCGCGGCTCGTCGTCGGCCGAGTGGGCCGGCTTCGACATCCCCAGCGCCGCCGAGACCAAGCCGATGTGGCGCGAGTCGCTGGAGGAGATCCCGCGCATGTGGCGCGACGAGCCCTACGAGTTCGAGGGCCGGTACTTCCGCATGCCGAAGCGCGACGTGCTGCCGAAGCCCTACTCGAAGCCGAACCCCCCGTTCTGGCTCGCCTGCTCGAGCCCGCCGACCTTCGCCGAAGCCGGCGAGCTCGGCCTCGGCGCCCTCTGCTTCACCTTCGGCACGCCGGAACAGATCGCGCCCCTGGTCAAGGCCTACAAGGACGGCATCAAGCGTTGCACCAAGCCGATCGGCGGCTTCATCAACGACAACATCGCCGTCACCACCAACATGTTCTGCCTGCCCGACGGCGACGAGGCGCGCCGCCTCTACTGCGGCGCCCGCACCGAGTACTTCTCGCAGCTCTTCTTCAGTTGGCTCGACTCGATCCCGCGCCCGCCGCAGTTCCCGAAGGAAGGCCCGGTGCCGCCGCTGCCGGCACCCACGGTGCCGGAGCTGAAGGCCGGCCTCGCCGTCGGCGGCCGCCAGATCGGCTCGCCGGAGGAGATCATCCCGGTGATCAAGATGTACGAGGCCATCGGCGTCGACCAGCTCATCTACTCGCCGCTCACCATGACGCTCGACCAGAAGCACGTCCTGCGCTCGATCGAGGCCTTCGGCACGCAGGTGCTGCCGCACTTCGACAAGGATCCGGTGCACAGCACGACGCGGATGCGGGAGGCGGCGGCGCGCCAGGCGGCCTGA
- a CDS encoding amidohydrolase: MGRFGYQVIDADGHGGELEDWRKNVPAEWQPRLAEYRDRIAKHYAKLVLPGGGTARKGDKFDMRPGMTDPVERLKDMDLEGIDVTVNFPGGAGEEWAMLDRDFAIALCRTMNDAKHEFAKHDPTRLKALAKVPMIDPEAAAAELRRAVTELGLVGMVCPQHIRDKNLSHPSFDVVWQTAQELNATVCIHGGGQAPDQFPIGVDRYHTRLEVHAMTHPMGNMLALMSMIIGGVIHRFPTLHVGFMESGCGWLPFWLERLDEHYELMSEQAPAIDRKPSEYFMDGHCYISCEPDEHMLKQVVELMGDRKIVYASDYYHWDCAFPDTVKLIAERTDVSDATKKRILSENARELYPLVN; the protein is encoded by the coding sequence ATGGGTCGCTTCGGTTACCAGGTGATTGACGCCGACGGACACGGCGGCGAGCTCGAGGACTGGCGCAAGAACGTGCCGGCGGAGTGGCAGCCGCGGTTGGCCGAGTATCGCGACCGCATCGCCAAGCACTACGCCAAGCTGGTGCTGCCCGGCGGCGGCACGGCGCGCAAGGGCGACAAGTTCGACATGCGACCCGGCATGACCGATCCGGTCGAGCGGCTGAAGGACATGGACCTCGAGGGCATCGACGTCACCGTCAACTTCCCCGGCGGCGCCGGCGAGGAATGGGCGATGCTCGATCGCGACTTCGCCATCGCCCTCTGCCGGACGATGAACGACGCCAAGCACGAGTTCGCCAAGCACGACCCGACGCGGCTGAAGGCGCTCGCCAAGGTGCCGATGATCGACCCCGAGGCGGCGGCCGCCGAGCTGCGCCGCGCCGTCACCGAGCTCGGGCTGGTCGGCATGGTCTGCCCGCAGCACATCCGCGACAAGAACCTCAGCCACCCGAGCTTCGACGTCGTCTGGCAGACGGCGCAGGAGCTCAACGCCACCGTGTGCATCCACGGCGGCGGCCAGGCGCCCGACCAGTTCCCGATCGGCGTCGACCGCTACCACACCCGCCTCGAGGTGCACGCCATGACGCACCCGATGGGCAACATGCTGGCGCTGATGTCGATGATCATCGGCGGCGTCATCCACCGCTTCCCCACCCTGCACGTCGGCTTCATGGAATCGGGCTGCGGCTGGCTGCCGTTCTGGCTCGAGCGCCTCGACGAGCACTACGAGCTGATGTCGGAGCAGGCGCCCGCCATCGACCGCAAGCCGAGCGAGTACTTCATGGACGGCCACTGCTACATCTCGTGCGAGCCCGACGAGCACATGCTCAAGCAGGTCGTCGAGCTGATGGGCGACCGCAAGATCGTCTACGCCTCCGACTACTACCACTGGGACTGCGCCTTCCCCGATACCGTCAAGCTGATCGCCGAACGCACCGACGTCAGCGACGCGACGAAGAAGCGGATCCTGTCGGAGAATGCGCGGGAGTTGTATCCGCTGGTGAACTAG
- a CDS encoding aldehyde dehydrogenase family protein, whose product MHTIDKVLIGGTWEPAEAGTYPIVNPATEEIAGAAPQASIEQVRRAARAAREAFERGPWPRLSGAERGALLRRAAELFEREKASLVDLTMAETGALRPVAEAQQVGAVGARLAKYAALASLPPEEPLLPIPTRQGPGVGNGMAVREPIGVVACITPYNFPMTNCAGKVGPALACGNTVVVKPAPVDPLAVAELCRMIDSVLPPGVVNFVCGSAPEIGATLCESPDVDMISFTGSTAVGCQIQAAAAKRMQRTLLELGGKSPNIIFADADRQKALASAMSVWTFHTGQICIAGTRLLIEESIYDELTAQLAAAAPRLTIGPPTAAGVVVGPLVSAGQRERVEQYVAKGLEEGATLACGGRRPPHLATGYYYEPTLFTGVTNHMTIAREEIFGPVLAAIPFRDEAEAIAIANDSDFGLYGYVWSGDLARGLRVARALRTGTVQINGAPVNGDAPFGGYKLSGIGRDGGTYALHAYSELKYIGWVS is encoded by the coding sequence ATGCACACCATCGACAAGGTTCTGATCGGCGGCACCTGGGAACCCGCCGAAGCGGGAACGTACCCCATCGTCAATCCCGCGACCGAGGAGATCGCCGGCGCCGCGCCGCAGGCGTCGATCGAGCAGGTGCGGCGGGCGGCGCGGGCGGCGCGCGAGGCGTTCGAGCGCGGGCCGTGGCCGCGCCTGAGCGGCGCCGAGCGCGGCGCCCTGTTGCGCCGGGCGGCGGAGCTGTTCGAGCGCGAGAAGGCGTCGCTCGTCGACCTGACGATGGCGGAGACCGGCGCCCTGCGCCCGGTCGCCGAGGCGCAGCAGGTCGGCGCCGTCGGCGCGCGCCTGGCGAAGTACGCGGCGCTGGCCAGCCTGCCGCCGGAGGAGCCGCTGCTGCCGATCCCGACCCGCCAGGGGCCGGGCGTCGGCAACGGCATGGCGGTGCGCGAGCCGATCGGCGTCGTCGCCTGCATCACCCCCTACAACTTCCCGATGACCAACTGCGCCGGCAAGGTCGGGCCGGCGCTCGCCTGCGGCAACACCGTCGTCGTCAAGCCGGCGCCGGTCGACCCGCTCGCCGTCGCCGAGCTCTGCCGCATGATCGACTCGGTGCTGCCCCCGGGCGTCGTCAACTTCGTCTGCGGTTCGGCGCCCGAGATCGGCGCCACCCTCTGCGAATCGCCCGACGTCGACATGATCTCCTTCACCGGCAGCACCGCCGTCGGCTGCCAGATCCAAGCGGCGGCCGCGAAGCGGATGCAGCGCACCCTGCTCGAGCTCGGCGGCAAGTCGCCGAACATCATCTTCGCCGACGCCGACCGGCAGAAGGCGCTCGCCAGCGCCATGAGCGTGTGGACCTTCCACACCGGCCAGATCTGCATCGCCGGCACCCGACTGCTGATCGAGGAATCGATCTACGACGAGCTCACCGCCCAACTCGCCGCCGCCGCGCCGCGGCTGACGATCGGCCCGCCGACCGCAGCCGGCGTCGTCGTCGGCCCCCTGGTCTCCGCCGGCCAGCGGGAGCGCGTCGAGCAGTACGTCGCCAAGGGCCTCGAGGAGGGGGCCACCCTCGCCTGCGGCGGCCGCCGGCCGCCGCACCTCGCCACCGGCTACTACTACGAGCCGACCCTGTTCACCGGCGTCACCAACCACATGACCATCGCCCGCGAGGAGATCTTCGGCCCGGTGCTCGCCGCCATTCCCTTCCGCGACGAGGCGGAGGCGATCGCCATCGCCAACGACTCCGACTTCGGCCTCTACGGCTACGTGTGGAGCGGCGACCTCGCCCGCGGCCTGCGCGTCGCCCGGGCCCTGCGCACCGGCACGGTGCAGATCAACGGCGCCCCGGTGAACGGCGACGCCCCCTTCGGCGGCTACAAGCTCAGCGGCATCGGCCGCGATGGCGGCACCTACGCGCTGCACGCGTACAGCGAGCTGAAGTACATCGGATGGGTATCGTGA
- a CDS encoding amidohydrolase family protein: MSFDTIIKGGQVVDGSGLPMRIADVGIRDGIITDVGHLDGARQVIDADGLTVIPGIVDAHTHYDPQLSFEPFATSSCFHGVTSVVAGNCGYSIAPCRPADHPYLTALFAKVEGMTPSVLEQGLPWDWESFPSFLDALDTRLGINMACYVGHSALRRYVMGEAACERAASADELARMQALVREAMHAGAAGFSTSLSPTHVDQFDQPVPSRRAAYEEVRALVEATGEGGAGSICFLPGSAARGLDETDRARLIELARRSGLPIVVQGITKRVGNPAQWADSVAFLDQARRQGAAIFSVLRTQPFMRPFNWQRGTSLYDGVFEWRDLSALPPAERLARLRDPQRRPALRDAFDHPNTDGSKGSTLPPPPLANVYVDVSRADPAAVGKSLPQLAAERGTHPADVMADLAIADDLETQFLWNSENDAWAAANAEAQRNPHMIIGTGDGGAHADRDDGAEWSTYYIQSWLLGRGITTLEEGVRRITHLPAMICGIKNRGLIARGYAADLVLFDPARLRLGTKRLVADLPGGEARWQVKPEGIERVLVNGHVIVERGELTDSRPGRVLRVGNPKA, encoded by the coding sequence ATGAGTTTCGACACCATCATCAAGGGCGGACAGGTGGTCGACGGCTCGGGGTTGCCGATGCGCATCGCCGACGTCGGCATCAGGGACGGGATCATCACCGACGTCGGGCACCTCGACGGCGCCAGGCAGGTGATCGACGCCGATGGACTGACGGTGATCCCCGGCATCGTCGACGCGCACACGCACTACGACCCGCAGCTCTCGTTCGAGCCGTTCGCCACGTCGTCGTGTTTCCACGGCGTCACCTCGGTGGTCGCCGGCAACTGCGGCTATTCGATCGCGCCCTGCCGTCCGGCGGACCATCCCTACCTGACGGCGCTCTTCGCCAAGGTCGAGGGCATGACGCCGAGCGTGCTCGAGCAGGGGCTGCCCTGGGACTGGGAGAGCTTCCCCTCCTTCCTCGACGCCCTCGACACGCGCCTCGGGATCAACATGGCGTGCTACGTCGGCCACTCGGCGCTGCGCCGCTACGTCATGGGCGAGGCCGCCTGCGAGCGCGCCGCCAGCGCCGACGAGCTGGCGCGCATGCAGGCGCTGGTGCGCGAGGCGATGCACGCCGGCGCCGCCGGCTTCTCGACCTCCCTCTCGCCCACCCACGTCGACCAGTTCGACCAACCGGTGCCGTCGCGCCGCGCCGCCTACGAGGAGGTGCGGGCGCTGGTCGAAGCCACCGGCGAGGGCGGCGCCGGCAGCATCTGCTTCCTGCCCGGCAGCGCGGCGCGCGGCCTCGACGAGACCGACCGCGCCCGCCTGATCGAGCTGGCGCGGCGCAGCGGCCTGCCGATCGTCGTCCAGGGCATCACCAAGCGGGTCGGCAATCCCGCGCAGTGGGCCGACTCCGTCGCCTTCCTCGACCAGGCGCGCCGCCAGGGCGCGGCGATCTTCTCGGTGCTGCGCACGCAGCCGTTCATGCGGCCCTTCAACTGGCAGCGCGGCACCAGCCTGTACGACGGCGTGTTCGAGTGGCGCGATCTCTCGGCGCTGCCGCCGGCCGAGCGCCTGGCCCGCCTGCGCGATCCGCAGCGACGTCCCGCCCTGCGCGACGCGTTCGACCACCCCAACACCGACGGCAGCAAGGGCTCCACCCTGCCGCCGCCGCCGCTGGCCAACGTGTACGTCGATGTCAGCCGCGCCGACCCCGCCGCCGTCGGCAAGAGCCTGCCGCAACTGGCGGCGGAGCGCGGCACGCACCCCGCCGACGTCATGGCCGACCTCGCGATCGCCGATGACCTCGAGACGCAGTTCCTCTGGAACAGCGAGAACGACGCCTGGGCGGCGGCGAATGCCGAGGCGCAGCGCAACCCGCACATGATCATCGGCACCGGCGACGGCGGCGCCCATGCCGACCGCGACGACGGCGCCGAGTGGTCGACCTACTACATCCAGTCGTGGCTGCTGGGGCGCGGCATCACCACCCTCGAAGAGGGCGTGCGTCGCATCACCCATCTGCCGGCGATGATCTGCGGCATCAAGAACCGCGGCCTGATCGCGCGCGGCTACGCCGCCGACCTGGTGCTCTTCGACCCCGCCCGCCTGCGTCTCGGCACCAAGCGCCTGGTCGCCGACCTCCCCGGCGGCGAGGCGCGCTGGCAGGTGAAGCCCGAGGGCATCGAGCGCGTTCTGGTCAACGGCCACGTCATCGTGGAGCGCGGCGAGCTCACCGATTCGAGACCGGGACGCGTGCTGCGCGTCGGCAATCCGAAAGCATGA
- a CDS encoding cyclase family protein: MDAVRALAKQLSNWGRWGADDERGTLNFITPEVVKRAAGLVRRGQVFSLGLSFGAEGPQIGQGGRVNPLHLMTAVDQKLPGDYPDGFRYADDVMVLPLQCATQWDSLAHVHYDGQLYNGHAVATTSSAGAARCGIDKVGPGVVSRGVLLDIARLKGVPRLAPGTAITPADLEAAEQAQQVRVERGDVLLVRTGHLSVFTADGDRVGYMRMMPGLGMACAAWLHAREVAAVASDTNSVEVIPFEDPKTPLPLHLLALRDMGLTLGEMFALDGLAEDCAADGVWEFLFTAPPLRISGGIGSPLNPLAVK, encoded by the coding sequence ATGGACGCCGTGCGCGCGCTCGCCAAGCAACTGTCCAACTGGGGGCGTTGGGGTGCCGACGACGAGCGCGGCACGCTCAACTTCATCACGCCCGAGGTCGTGAAGCGCGCCGCCGGCCTGGTGCGGCGCGGCCAGGTGTTCAGCCTCGGGCTCAGCTTCGGCGCCGAGGGACCGCAGATCGGCCAGGGCGGGCGGGTGAATCCGCTGCACCTGATGACGGCGGTCGACCAGAAGCTGCCCGGCGACTACCCCGACGGCTTCCGCTACGCCGACGACGTGATGGTCCTGCCGCTGCAGTGCGCGACGCAGTGGGACAGTCTGGCGCACGTGCACTACGACGGCCAGCTCTACAACGGCCACGCGGTGGCGACGACCTCGTCGGCCGGCGCCGCGCGGTGCGGCATCGACAAGGTCGGTCCCGGCGTGGTGTCGCGCGGCGTGCTGCTCGACATCGCCCGCCTGAAGGGCGTGCCGCGGCTCGCGCCGGGCACGGCGATCACGCCCGCCGACCTCGAGGCGGCCGAGCAGGCGCAGCAGGTGCGCGTCGAGCGCGGCGACGTCCTGCTGGTGCGCACCGGACACCTGAGCGTCTTCACCGCCGACGGCGACCGCGTCGGCTACATGCGCATGATGCCCGGCCTCGGCATGGCCTGCGCCGCCTGGCTGCACGCCCGCGAGGTCGCGGCGGTGGCGTCCGACACCAACTCGGTCGAGGTCATCCCCTTCGAGGATCCCAAGACCCCCCTGCCCCTGCACCTGCTCGCCCTGCGCGACATGGGCCTGACGCTGGGCGAGATGTTCGCCCTCGACGGCCTGGCGGAGGATTGCGCCGCCGACGGCGTCTGGGAGTTCCTCTTCACCGCCCCGCCGCTGCGCATCAGCGGCGGCATCGGCTCGCCGCTCAATCCGCTGGCGGTGAAGTGA
- a CDS encoding crotonase/enoyl-CoA hydratase family protein produces MDTLKTMTYAVDGRIARITLNRPQRGNGITLDLPVELARCVERADLDPAVHVIALSGNGKGFCGGYDLVASAEQMLDTRAAGGGERAFAPAGSPLDPRVTARNHDPTRVWDPVIDYQMMSRNVRGFMSLFHANKPVVCKVHGFCVAGGTDMALCSDLLVIAEDAKIGYPPARVWGSPTTAVWAFRIGIEKAKRLLFTGDCLDGREAVAWGLASECAPPDQLDARFETLLGRIARMPINQLVMMKLLVNQSVLAAGLPTTQILGTVFDGITRHTAEGYAFQQRAAEAGFKQAVRERDEPFGDAGPSTFKG; encoded by the coding sequence ATGGACACGCTCAAGACGATGACCTACGCGGTCGACGGCCGCATCGCCCGCATCACGCTCAATCGCCCGCAGCGCGGCAACGGCATCACCCTCGACCTGCCGGTGGAGCTGGCGCGGTGCGTCGAGCGCGCCGACCTGGATCCCGCCGTGCACGTCATCGCCCTGTCCGGCAACGGCAAGGGCTTCTGCGGCGGCTACGACCTGGTGGCCAGCGCCGAGCAGATGCTCGATACGCGCGCCGCGGGCGGCGGCGAGCGGGCGTTCGCGCCCGCGGGCTCGCCGCTCGATCCGCGGGTCACCGCCCGCAACCACGACCCGACGCGGGTGTGGGACCCGGTGATCGACTACCAGATGATGTCGCGCAACGTGCGCGGCTTCATGAGCCTGTTCCACGCCAACAAGCCGGTGGTCTGCAAGGTGCACGGCTTCTGCGTCGCCGGCGGCACCGACATGGCGCTGTGCAGCGACCTGCTGGTGATCGCCGAGGACGCCAAGATCGGCTACCCGCCGGCGCGCGTCTGGGGCTCGCCGACGACCGCGGTGTGGGCCTTCCGGATCGGCATCGAGAAAGCGAAGCGGCTGCTGTTCACCGGCGACTGTCTCGACGGCCGCGAGGCCGTCGCCTGGGGCCTCGCCAGCGAGTGCGCGCCGCCCGACCAGCTCGACGCGCGCTTCGAGACGCTGCTCGGGCGCATCGCCCGCATGCCGATCAACCAACTGGTGATGATGAAGCTGCTGGTGAACCAGAGCGTGCTGGCGGCCGGGCTGCCGACCACCCAGATCCTCGGCACCGTCTTCGACGGCATCACCCGCCACACCGCCGAGGGCTACGCGTTCCAGCAGCGCGCGGCCGAGGCGGGCTTCAAGCAGGCGGTGCGCGAGCGCGACGAGCCGTTCGGCGACGCCGGCCCGTCGACGTTCAAGGGCTGA
- a CDS encoding DUF1329 domain-containing protein — MTAFALLLAGLLAPATSGRAAAAEAADLKPGVVLGPDNWQAAKDLLPPPILKHYESGEYKNVIVDYPVGSARWEAPWKAATEKNAGQLDVDDVGTVILKGSGQQPDYLYGIPFPTIDPNDPKAAVKIVWNQFLAYWAGGSSFNVTRVTMLQPKGIDRDIHADGYFNFWDGQDEKYRKPNPNNLQSQFLGVTTYPTDLQGTASLSWRYRDANKRDSVWAFVPALRRVRAVSPANRSDGYLGSDISGDDGFFFDGKPEDFDWKLIGKRDALRIVDPNNVKGDLKIPPAPGGGFEVLTSDNKPMAGFEDPSWSGVSWAPIAAGLAKRPVWVVEGTPKDRYYLYGKIELWIDAETWDGSWNIKYNWQGDVVHSYQTMARVNQEAADGEMMPAATQVWACAENFKMNRATLGGMRANPKAPFYRRMPIDPNIFDSQALARYGK, encoded by the coding sequence TTGACCGCATTCGCGCTGCTGCTGGCGGGGCTGCTGGCCCCGGCGACCAGTGGCCGGGCCGCCGCCGCCGAGGCGGCCGATCTGAAACCCGGCGTCGTGCTCGGGCCGGACAATTGGCAGGCGGCGAAGGACCTCTTGCCGCCGCCGATCCTGAAGCACTACGAGAGCGGCGAGTACAAGAACGTCATCGTCGACTATCCGGTCGGCTCGGCGCGCTGGGAGGCGCCGTGGAAGGCGGCGACCGAGAAGAACGCCGGTCAGCTCGACGTCGACGACGTCGGCACCGTCATCCTCAAGGGCAGCGGCCAGCAGCCCGACTACCTGTACGGCATCCCCTTCCCCACCATCGATCCCAACGACCCCAAGGCGGCGGTGAAGATCGTCTGGAACCAGTTCCTCGCCTACTGGGCGGGCGGCAGCTCCTTCAACGTCACGCGCGTGACCATGCTGCAGCCGAAGGGCATCGACCGCGACATCCACGCCGACGGCTACTTCAACTTCTGGGACGGCCAGGACGAGAAGTACCGCAAGCCCAATCCCAACAACCTGCAGAGCCAGTTCCTCGGCGTCACCACCTATCCGACCGACCTGCAGGGCACGGCCTCGCTGTCCTGGCGCTACCGCGACGCGAACAAGCGCGACTCGGTGTGGGCCTTCGTGCCGGCGCTGCGGCGGGTGCGCGCGGTCAGCCCGGCGAACCGCTCCGACGGCTACCTCGGCTCCGACATCAGCGGCGACGACGGCTTCTTCTTCGACGGCAAGCCGGAGGACTTCGACTGGAAGCTGATCGGCAAGCGCGACGCCCTGCGCATCGTCGACCCCAACAACGTCAAGGGCGACCTCAAGATTCCGCCGGCCCCCGGCGGCGGCTTCGAGGTCCTCACCTCGGACAACAAGCCGATGGCGGGCTTCGAGGATCCGAGCTGGAGCGGCGTCTCCTGGGCGCCGATCGCCGCCGGGCTCGCCAAGCGGCCGGTGTGGGTGGTCGAGGGGACGCCGAAGGACCGCTACTACCTCTACGGCAAGATCGAGCTGTGGATCGACGCCGAGACCTGGGACGGCTCGTGGAACATCAAGTACAACTGGCAGGGCGACGTGGTGCACTCCTACCAGACGATGGCGCGCGTCAATCAGGAGGCCGCCGACGGCGAGATGATGCCCGCCGCCACCCAGGTGTGGGCCTGCGCCGAGAATTTCAAGATGAACCGCGCCACCCTCGGCGGCATGCGCGCCAACCCCAAGGCGCCGTTCTATCGCCGCATGCCGATCGACCCCAACATCTTCGACTCGCAGGCCCTGGCGCGCTACGGCAAGTGA